In the genome of Ananas comosus cultivar F153 linkage group 11, ASM154086v1, whole genome shotgun sequence, one region contains:
- the LOC109717067 gene encoding leucine-rich repeat receptor-like serine/threonine-protein kinase BAM3, translating into MAPPPPNVVATFLMWLFIFLLSSFLSCSHSTNPPQLSLRKQASILVSVKQSLYSSSSILQTWNVSNHASLCSSWFGVRCDDDGKFVIGLDIANSNISGSLSASVSELKTLTSLSVAGNGLSGELPRAVGALRRLRHLNISNNQFNGSMNEWNLTGLSAIEVFDAYNNDFSGPLPVGFADVPSLRHLDLGGNYFSGAIPAEFGNFKTLQYLSLAGNDLSGRIPAEIGNVTTLEQLYLGYYNKFSGGVPKEIGKLINLVHLDLSSCGMDGEIPRELGNLKKLDTLYLQTNQLSGAIPRSLGNLSSLQFLDMSNNALSGEIPRELSQLRELVLLHMFINQLRGEIPEFVAELPNLQVLKLWQNNFTSEIPPALGGNGKLREVDLSTNKLTGYIPKTICQGRRLEKLILLNNFLFGPLPEDLGDCPTLSRVRLGQNYLTGPIPRGFLYLPEMCLLELQNNYLTGSIENEPAKRPSKLAQLNLSNNRLSGPLPPSVGNFSALQILLLSGNQFTGKIPSQLGRLKSLLKIDMSRNNFSGVIPQEIGDCSLLTYLDLSRNQLGGLVPPRVSHIRVLNYLNISWNNLNGSIPKEVGSMRSLTCADFSHNDFSGRVPQNGQFTFFNSSSFLANPLLCGFASNPCNFSSTDSPSRSDEHRRVKSQVPAKFKLLFALGLLLCSMIFAATVVVKTRLMMRRNSKSWKITAFQKIEFRCEDILSCLREDQVIGRGGAGIVYRGILPNGDQVAVKRLLGIGKGSSHDNGFSAEIQTLGRIRHRNIVRLLAMCSNKETNLLVYEYMMNGSLGEVLHGKRGGYLNWGIRLRIATEAAKGLSYLHHDCSPPILHRDVKSNNILLDADFEAHVADFGLAKYLRDTGASECMSAIAGSYGYIAPEYAYTLKVDEKSDVYSFGVVLLELITGRRPVGDFGEEGLDIVQWAKTNTNWSKEGVVNILDPRLINVPLEEAMQVFFVGMLCVQEHSVERPAMREVVQMLEQAKQPYGVRAR; encoded by the exons atggctcctcctcctcctaatGTGGTGGCTACATTCCTGATGTGGCTCTTCATCTTCTTACTCAGTTCATTTCTCTCTTGTTCTCACTCCACTAATCCTCCTCAACTCTCTCTAAGAAAACAAGCTTCTATATTAGTCTCCGTGAAGCAATCCTTGTACAGTTCTAGCTCTATCCTACAAACCTGGAACGTATCAAACCACGCGTCCCTCTGCTCCTCGTGGTTCGGCGTCCGGTGCGACGACGACGGAAAGTTCGTGATCGGGCTCGACATCGCCAACTCGAACATCTCCGGGTCGCTCTCCGCATCGGTTTCCGAGCTCAAGACGCTCACCTCCCTCTCCGTCGCGGGGAACGGCCTCTCCGGTGAGCTCCCGCGGGCCGTCGGcgcgctccgccgcctccgccatcTCAACATATCCAACAACCAGTTCAACGGTTCGATGAACGAGTGGAACTTGACCGGCCTTTCGGCAATCGAAGTGTTCGACGCGTACAACAACGACTTCTCAGGTCCGCTGCCTGTCGGCTTCGCCGACGTTCCCAGCCTCCGTCATCTCGACCTCGGCGGCAACTACTTCTCCGGCGCGATTCCTGCAGAATTCGGAAACTTCAAAACTTTGCAGTATCTCTCGCTGGCCGGGAATGATTTAAGCGGGCGAATACCGGCGGAGATCGGCAACGTCACGACGTTAGAGCAATTGTACTTGGGCTACTACAACAAGTTCTCCGGCGGGGTCCCGAAAGAGATTGGAAAATTGATCAATCTGGTTCATCTTGATCTCTCGAGCTGCGGAATGGACGGCGAGATTCCGCGGGAATTGGGCAACCTGAAGAAGTTGGACACTCTCTATCTACAGACGAACCAGCTCTCCGGTGCAATCCCGCGTAGCCTCGGCAATCTCAGCAGCCTGCAGTTCCTCGACATGTCGAACAACGCCCTCTCCGGCGAGATCCCGCGAGAGCTCTCGCAGCTCCGCGAACTCGTCCTGCTGCACATGTTCATAAATCAGCTTCGCGGCGAGATCCCCGAATTCGTCGCCGAGCTGCCGAATTTGCAAGTGCTGAAGCTGTGGCAGAACAACTTCACCAGCGAAATCCCGCCAGCGCTCGGCGGAAACGGGAAGCTCCGCGAGGTCGACCTCTCGACGAATAAGCTCACCGGATATATACCGAAAACAATTTGTCAGGGGAGGAGGCTTGAGAAACTCATTCTCCTCAATAACTTCCTATTCGGCCCGCTGCCGGAGGACCTCGGCGATTGCCCGACGCTTTCCCGGGTTCGGCTCGGGCAGAACTACCTGACCGGGCCGATCCCCCGCGGGTTTCTGTACCTGCCGGAAATGTGTTTGCTGGAACTGCAGAACAACTACCTTACCGGAAGCATAGAGAACGAGCCCGCGAAAAGGCCTTCGAAGCTCGCGCAGCTTAACCTCTCCAACAACCGGCTGTCGGGCCCGCTCCCGCCCTCCGTCGGAAACTTCTCGGCCCTGCAGATTCTTCTCCTTTCAGGGAACCAGTTTACGGGAAAAATCCCCTCCCAACTGGGCCGTCTCAAGAGCTTGCTGAAAATAGACATGAGCAGGAACAACTTCTCCGGCGTGATCCCGCAAGAAATCGGCGATTGCTCGTTGCTCACGTATCTCGATTTGAGCAGAAATCAGCTCGGCGGGCTCGTCCCGCCGCGAGTATCTCATATTCGGGTACTGAATTATCTGAACATTTCATGGAATAATTTGAATGGAAGCATCCCCAAGGAGGTTGGAAGCATGAGGAGCTTAACTTGCGCCGATTTCTCGCATAACGACTTCTCCGGCAGGGTGCCGCAGAACGGGCAATTCACCTTCTTCAACTCGTCGTCCTTTTTAGCTAATCCTCTGCTTTGCGGGTTCGCGTCAAATCCGTGCAACTTCAGCTCCACCGATTCTCCGTCCCGATCGGACGAACACCGCCGTGTGAAGTCGCAAGTTCCCGCCAAATTCAAGCTACTCTTCGCCCTAGGGCTCTTACTATGCTCCATGATCTTCGCCGCCACGGTGGTGGTCAAGACACGATTGATGATGCGGCGAAACTCCAAGTCGTGGAAGATAACGGCGTTCCAGAAGATCGAATTCAGGTGCGAGGACATACTGAGCTGTCTCAGAGAGGACCAGGTGATCGGGAGAGGCGGGGCCGGAATCGTCTACAGAGGGATTCTGCCGAACGGCGACCAAGTGGCCGTAAAGCGGCTTCTGGGAATCGGGAAGGGGTCGTCGCACGACAACGGCTTCTCCGCGGAAATCCAAACGCTCGGCAGGATCCGGCACCGGAACATCGTGCGGTTGCTCGCGATGTGCTCGAACAAGGAGACGAATCTGCTTGTGTACGAGTACATGATGAACGGGAGCTTAGGGGAGGTTCTGCATGGAAAGAGAGGGGGGTATTTGAACTGGGGAATAAGGCTTAGGATTGCAACTGAGGCCGCGAAGGGGCTAAGTTATCTGCACCATGATTGTAGTCCTCCTATTCTTCATAGAGATGTGAAGTCCAATAACATATTGTTGGATGCCGACTTTGAGGCACACGTTGCCGACTTTGGGCTGGCCAAGTATTTGAGGGACACCGGCGCATCGGAGTGCATGTCGGCAATCGCCGGATCCTACGGCTACATTGCTCCAG AGTATGCGTACACTCTCAAGGTCGACGAGAAGAGCGATGTTTACAGTTTTGGCGTGGTTCTTCTGGAGCTGATCACAGGTCGGAGACCAGTAGGGGATTTTGGAGAAGAAGGGTTAGATATCGTGCAATGGGCTAAGACGAACACAAACTGGAGTAAGGAAGGGGTGGTGAATATATTGGATCCGAGACTGATCAATGTGCCACTTGAAGAAGCTATGCAGGTCTTCTTTGTCGGTATGCTGTGTGTCCAAGAACACAGTGTTGAACGGCCTGCCATGCGGGAGGTCGTCCAAATGCTTGAGCAGGCAAAGCAGCCATATGGGGTTCGCGCTCGATGA